The Mercurialis annua linkage group LG2, ddMerAnnu1.2, whole genome shotgun sequence genome contains a region encoding:
- the LOC126668540 gene encoding uncharacterized protein LOC126668540, producing the protein MNQSSHIIRRFEKFTTKEIIDNRLRLKASIEGTRWLTFHGCSFRSHDDSKTSINRGNFFELLTLLVTYNEKSVFGLVYVKDIIASTLMNCIFSLLGHHSLDVQNIRGQGYDGASNTREEWNGLQALISSECTYAYYVHCLAHRLQLALVTSFKEVIQMFSSPCEVLLNIIEDGTTAAQRGDAGAAYEKLRDDGWDKLIANVKSFCKVLGIPVPDFNAQYIARRGKARHQHDQSTIEHHYRADIFYVVIHSQLQELNNKFIDNIVELIMLSSALDPMEMQVLFRIEDICKLVQIFYPRDFAESKMQLRTQFEHFDHVRELSDFKERSFSAMNIVKTTFRNKMEDEFLSDCLQVYIEKKIAAKFNTDLLIDDFRDMQEGRSQF; encoded by the exons ATGAACCAATCATCCCATATTATAAGAAGATTTGAGAAATTCACAACTAAAGAAATAATCGATAATCGACTTCGCTTGAAAGCTTCAATTGAGGGAACTAGGTGGCTTACATTTCATGGATGTTCTTTTAGAAGTCATGATGATTCTAAAACATCAATTAACCGTGGCAACTTTTTTGAACTATTGACTTTATTAGTTACCTATAATGAGAAG AGCGTTTTTGGACTTGTTTATGTTAAAGACATTATTGCATCAACATTGATGAATTGTATCTTTTCTCTCCTCGGTCATCATAGTCTCGATGTTCAAAATATTCGGGGACAAGGTTATGACGGTGCAAGCAATACGCGTGAAGAATGGAATGGTCTGCAAGCCCTAATTTCAAGTGAATGTACGTATGCTTATTATGTTCATTGTTTAGCACATCGTTTGCAGCTGGCATTAGTTACCTCGTTTAAGGAAGTAATCCAG ATGTTTAGTTCCCCTTGTGAagttttattgaatattattgaGGATGGAACTACGGCTGCTCAACGTGGAGATGCTGGTGCAGCTTATGAG AAACTTAGAGATGACGGGTGGGATAAGTTAATTGCAAATGTGAAATCTTTTTGTAAAGTATTAGGTATACCTGTACCTGATTTTAATGCTCAATATATAGCAAGGAGAGGAAAGGCTCGTCATCAACATGATCAAAGTACAATAGAGCATCACTATAGAGCTGATATTTTTTATGTCGTGATCCACTCTCAATTGCAAGAATTGAACAACAAATTCATTGATAATATAGTGGAGTTGATTATGCTTAGTTCAGCTTTAGATCCGATGGAGATGCAAGTATTATTCAGAATTGAAGACATTTGCAAGTTGGTGCAAATTTTTTATCCAAGAGACTTCGCAGAATCTAAGATGCAGTTGAGGACACAATTTGAGCATTTTGATCATGTTCGTGAACTTTctgattttaaag AACGATCTTTTTCAGCTATGAACATAGTTAAGACAACATTCCGTAACAAGATGGAAGATGAATTTCTTTCTGACTGTTTACAAGTGTACATTGAAAAGAAGATTGCTGCAAAGTTTAACACAGACTTGCTGATAGATGATTTCCGTGACATGCAAGAGGGACGTTctcaattttag